A genome region from Acipenser ruthenus chromosome 29, fAciRut3.2 maternal haplotype, whole genome shotgun sequence includes the following:
- the LOC117430609 gene encoding uncharacterized protein LOC117430609, producing the protein MTREENGVDMQRRVAENGDPVAGGKGKPRWGPQHAGARELADLYSPGKRCQEWVCVVLCFSLMAFDFYLLLTSFHLEHTPLLLLGIVAGILMVDFSSGLVHWGADTWGSVELPIFGKAFIRPFREHHIDPTAITRHDFIETNRDNCMLTLIPLSNMAFKFLTLPPGQCLCSGLQQRHCRGSAGIAVTAGAPQESQSLQGLRRNRSHCRGSAGIAVTAGAPQESQSLQGLRRNRSHCRGSAGIAVTAGAPQESQSLQGLRRNRSHCRGSAGIAVTAGAPAGILVSITILFLW; encoded by the exons ATGACGAGAGAAGAGAACGGGGTCGATATGCAGCGGCGGGTGGCTGAAAATGGGGACCCCGTAGCCGGCGGCAAGGGGAAGCCGAGGTGGGGTCCACAGCACGCAGGAGCCCGGGAGCTGGCGGACCTCTATTCACCAG GAAAGCGATGTCAGGAGTGGGTCTGTGTAGTGCTCTGCTTCTCTCTGATGGCCTTTGATTTCTACCTGCTGCTCACCAGCTTCCACCTGGAACACACTCCCCTCCTCCTGCTGGGCATCG TTGCTGGGATTCTGATGGTTGATTTTTCCTCTGGGTTGGTGCACTGGGGAGCAGACACATGGGGTTCTGTGGAGTTGCCAATCTTCGGGAAG GCTTTTATTCGCCCGTTCCGGGAGCACCACATTGACCCGACGGCGATCACACGGCATGACTTCATTGAAACCAACAGAGACAATTGCATGCTGACCTTGATTCCTCTCAGCAACATGGCCTTCAAGTTCCTCACTCTGCCCCCAGGTCAGTGTCTGTGCAGCGGGTTACAGCAGCGTCACTGCAGGGGCTCCGCAGGAATCGCAGTCACTGCAGGGGCTCCGCAGGAATCGCAGTCACTGCAGGGGCTCCGCAGGAATCGCAGTCACTGCAGGGGCTCCGCAGGAATCGCAGTCACTGCAGGGGCTCCGCAGGAATCGCAGTCACTGCAGGGGCTCCGCAGGAATCGCAGTCACTGCAGGGGCTCCGCAGGAATCGCAGTCACTGCAGGGGCTCCGCAGGAATCGCAGTCACTGCAGGGGCTCCGCAGGAATCGCAGTCACTGCAGGGGCTCCGCAGGAATCGCAGTCActgcaggagctcctgcaggAATCCTAGTATCTATTACCATACTTTTCTTATGGTAA
- the LOC117429221 gene encoding CCAAT/enhancer-binding protein beta-like gives MEVAGFYERDYLALHGNNCSSTSYSSTNSGGACNLSSRDSMTDLGIADNEKAIDFSIYLEQQYQQHPTQLGTPGQQHSGDVLADFLAEDYKNKRAALQNYNYLSLSSERAPGSILSFPQLLETRVDTVFSPQLLGSANRGVKQELREEEANRMDSGSPGYGMGSYLQYHSAPSGSTGNLSTASSSCSSPPGTPAQSGSAGSPHNGGGKLSSSKGKKRVEKSSEEYKQRRERNNLAVRKSRDKAKIRNLETQHKVLELAAENDRLQKRVEQLSRELATLRNLLSATGQC, from the coding sequence ATGGAAGTGGCCGGTTTCTACGAGAGGGATTACCTCGCTTTACACGGCAACAACTGCAGCAGTACCAGCTACAGCAGCACCAACAGCGGCGGCGCCTGCAACCTGTCGAGCAGGGATTCAATGACGGATCTGGGCATCGCAGATAACGAGAAGGCGATCGACTTCAGCATCTACCTGGAACAGCAATACCAGCAGCACCCGACACAGCTCGGGACCCCGGGACAGCAGCACTCGGGGGATGTCTTAGCAGACTTCCTGGCCGAAGATTATAAGAATAAACGCGCCGCCTTACAAAACTACAATTACCTGTCCCTCAGCAGCGAGCGAGCGCCCGGGAGCATACTGAGCTTCCCACAGTTGCTGGAGACGCGAGTGGACACAGTATTCAGCCCGCAGCTGCTGGGCAGCGCCAACAGAGGGGTCAAGCAGGAGCTCAGGGAAGAAGAGGCCAATAGAATGGACTCGGGCTCTCCCGGCTACGGTATGGGCTCGTATTTGCAATACCATTCTGCGCCGAGCGGAAGTACTGGGAATCTCTCCACCGCCTCCTCATCTTGCTCCAGCCCGCCGGGCACCCCTGCCCAGTCCGGCTCTGCCGGGTCACCCCATAACGGCGGCGGGAAGCTTTCCTCCAGCAAGGGGAAGAAGCGTGTGGAGAAGAGCAGCGAAGAGTACAAGCAACGACGGGAGAGGAACAACCTAGCGGTAAGGAAGAGTCGGGATAAAGCCAAGATACGCAACCTGGAGACCCAGCACAAGGTACTGGAGCTGGCGGCAGAGAACGACCGGCTGCAGAAGCGAGTGGAGCAGCTGTCCAGAGAGCTCGCCACTTTACGGAACTTGTTGTCAGCCACGGGGCAGTGCTAG